One genomic segment of Desulfobacterales bacterium includes these proteins:
- a CDS encoding DegQ family serine endoprotease — MTESPECKKVRRRLTMHFIRGNKKIKRYQKIIFSLLIVAIFLVVPALFWANDTNASTAQISPQSFTKLSEKASSAVVNIRTVKTIESQPGQAFQYFFQGPQGNQQQLREFFEKFFGNLPQQQFQQRSLGSGFIIDTEGYIVTNYHVIKNADQVKVKLKSGKEYSAEIIGSDPPTDLALLKIDSDKKLPELELGNSDKMAIGQWVLAIGNPFGLEHTVTSGIISAKGRVIGAGPYDDFIQTDASINPGNSGGPLLNMKGEVIGINTAILAAGEGIGFAVPSSMAKDIVAQLKESGEVTRGWLGVGIQSLDKDLKAYYDVDHGVLVTRVFKGDPADKAGLKPNDIIISVNGKKVDSARELSNKISNLSVGEKAKIKVYRDGDTKTLTVEIAKRDEAALHGKGAKEDKESANMGIAIANITPQLAEKLNINQDAGVIVVDVKAGSKADKAGIQKNDIITEIKHKSVSSVADCQKIIKNVEEGDKVQFLIKRPRRGLVVVTLTK, encoded by the coding sequence TTGACCGAATCACCTGAATGCAAAAAAGTCAGAAGGAGATTGACAATGCACTTTATCCGAGGAAACAAAAAAATTAAACGTTATCAAAAGATCATTTTTTCTTTATTGATTGTTGCGATATTTCTTGTCGTTCCTGCGTTATTTTGGGCGAATGACACAAACGCATCGACAGCGCAAATCAGCCCGCAGAGCTTCACAAAACTCTCGGAGAAGGCAAGTTCGGCGGTGGTTAACATTCGGACTGTTAAGACTATCGAGAGTCAGCCGGGCCAGGCCTTTCAGTATTTTTTTCAGGGGCCCCAGGGCAATCAGCAACAATTAAGAGAATTTTTTGAAAAATTTTTCGGCAACCTGCCGCAACAGCAGTTCCAGCAAAGAAGCCTGGGATCCGGATTTATTATAGATACAGAAGGCTATATTGTAACCAATTATCATGTCATCAAGAATGCCGACCAAGTCAAGGTCAAACTAAAAAGCGGCAAAGAGTATTCGGCAGAAATTATCGGCAGTGATCCCCCAACAGACCTGGCCTTACTTAAAATCGATTCGGACAAAAAGCTTCCAGAGCTTGAACTGGGAAATTCAGACAAAATGGCAATCGGACAATGGGTGCTCGCGATCGGCAATCCATTTGGGCTTGAACATACGGTTACCAGCGGCATTATCAGCGCAAAAGGCCGGGTGATCGGCGCCGGTCCGTATGATGATTTCATTCAAACCGATGCCTCCATTAACCCCGGAAACAGCGGTGGGCCACTCCTTAATATGAAGGGCGAGGTTATAGGCATCAATACCGCTATCCTGGCCGCTGGTGAAGGCATCGGTTTTGCCGTTCCCTCAAGCATGGCCAAGGACATTGTAGCCCAACTTAAAGAAAGCGGGGAAGTTACCCGGGGCTGGTTAGGTGTTGGCATTCAAAGTTTAGACAAAGATCTGAAGGCGTATTATGATGTCGATCACGGAGTCCTCGTTACCCGCGTATTCAAGGGAGATCCGGCAGACAAAGCCGGCTTGAAGCCCAATGATATAATTATCTCTGTCAACGGCAAAAAAGTCGACTCCGCCCGGGAGCTTTCCAATAAGATTTCTAACCTTTCTGTCGGGGAAAAGGCAAAAATTAAAGTTTACCGGGATGGTGATACCAAAACCCTCACGGTTGAAATTGCAAAACGGGATGAAGCAGCGCTTCATGGAAAAGGGGCAAAGGAAGATAAGGAGTCGGCTAACATGGGGATTGCGATTGCAAATATTACCCCGCAGCTGGCTGAAAAGTTAAATATTAATCAGGATGCCGGTGTTATTGTGGTCGACGTCAAGGCTGGAAGCAAGGCGGACAAAGCGGGTATCCAGAAAAATGATATTATTACTGAAATCAAGCACAAGTCGGTCAGCTCAGTTGCAGACTGCCAGAAGATTATTAAGAATGTCGAGGAAGGTGATAAAGTTCAGTTTCTTATCAAG
- a CDS encoding DMT family transporter, whose protein sequence is MKNLFYLALITLAEATIGVFVKLAGDAIPVFTLNCYRVGFAFLFLLATVPFIKRDFWEMDRDDIKPLFFIGLFIALQISLFNIAMTLAPIANVVIFWSVAPFFVFIFSWFFLKEKARKSHILIFIIALAGIFIAKPLKGTANLGNAIALCSGLTYAAMVTYMRYEGRDESPSMVVWYMAVATLLLSPALFIFGPGEVFLMKSYPAIGVNLPIMLWVMCLGVFSTGVAYLFISLVLQHISANVYSLVDIIVSPVVAAAFGYLVFNEVPSINLIFGGILLLASGFWLSWDMQNRERT, encoded by the coding sequence ATGAAGAATCTATTCTATCTGGCGTTAATCACACTGGCGGAAGCCACCATCGGAGTATTTGTCAAACTGGCCGGAGATGCCATACCGGTCTTTACCCTAAACTGCTACCGGGTCGGGTTTGCTTTTTTATTCCTGTTGGCAACGGTTCCTTTCATCAAGCGCGATTTCTGGGAGATGGACCGGGATGACATCAAGCCGTTGTTCTTTATCGGTCTGTTCATTGCCCTGCAGATCAGCCTGTTCAACATCGCCATGACCCTGGCGCCCATTGCCAACGTGGTGATTTTTTGGAGTGTGGCCCCCTTTTTCGTCTTTATCTTCTCCTGGTTTTTCCTTAAAGAAAAGGCCCGGAAATCCCACATCCTGATTTTCATCATCGCCCTGGCCGGCATTTTTATCGCCAAACCCCTAAAAGGAACGGCCAACCTGGGCAATGCCATCGCCCTGTGCTCCGGGCTGACCTATGCGGCCATGGTCACCTACATGCGGTATGAAGGACGCGATGAATCCCCCAGCATGGTGGTCTGGTACATGGCCGTCGCCACCCTGCTGCTTTCGCCGGCCCTGTTTATTTTCGGGCCGGGAGAAGTATTTCTGATGAAAAGCTACCCTGCCATAGGTGTCAATCTGCCGATTATGCTGTGGGTAATGTGCCTTGGCGTTTTTTCCACCGGTGTGGCCTATCTGTTCATCTCGCTGGTGCTGCAGCATATCTCAGCCAATGTCTACTCTCTGGTGGATATCATCGTCTCGCCGGTCGTCGCCGCTGCTTTCGGCTACCTGGTATTTAATGAGGTTCCATCCATAAACCTCATCTTTGGTGGGATTTTGTTGTTGGCCTCAGGTTTCTGGCTGAGCTGGGACATGCAGAATCGGGAGCGGACCTAA